The Platichthys flesus chromosome 17, fPlaFle2.1, whole genome shotgun sequence DNA window ctccaccaccgccGGCTCCAGCAGTCGCAGGGCGAGAGAGCtttacacagacagagagagagagagagagggagagagagagattgccAGCCGCTCAAACATCTTTTCTTCCCGATCCACGGCAGCCAGGCCCCTGCAGACCAGCCAGCCAACACCCCTCCCCCCCTATCTccacatctctccctccctccaaccCTTTCTCCCTCTAACTGCCTCTCCCTTCATTCTTCCTCCTTCTGCATCTCTATCTCATCCTCAATCGCTCCgttttcttcctcctcgtctgccCAGTCAGCGTCTTCACGTTTCTCCCATGTTTCTATTTCCTCTCGTCCCTCTACCCCCCCTTCCCCTGCCTcccccttcttcctctgttcGTTTCTTATCGTTTTTTTATCTCCTTCATTTCCaacctttctcttcttcttgtcaTCCACCTCTCACCCTCCCTGATCCCTTCATTTCTTTCCCTCCACTGTTGACTCTGCTGTTCGGCTGTTCAGGACCTGTTTACACGTCCGAGCTGCACCGAGAGGATTATTTGGCTTCGCAGCTGAGTCACAAATCTCCTGGCGGCCATGCCTCTCTGCTCCCGGGAGAATCAGGCGTGTGAAAGTTTGACAAACGGGGACACaatgagagacagaaaagaaagacgCAGGGAGGACGAGGGCGAGCTGGCGTGAGAACAACTGGCTCGTAGTCACAGTTTTACAAAGATGTGCTTGTGAGCTTTGAGGACAAAAATCAAAACCAGTAATAAAATCATGATGGCTACACGAGGTGGAGCCAATTCTTCTCTATCgacccctggtggttggctacagcacaggtcataaaccctgtctcctccattttagcagatgagacatggaccacGTGCACTTGGACTCACCCAGCCTCTTCAGGGAGCTGTAGCGGTTGATCTCTGGTTTCATGGCGGCGTCGTAGGACGGCGGCAGCTGGGCCAGGTTGTGGAAGGAGTGGGAGAAGGACGGGTGGCTGCTGTTGTGTCGCATGCCGCCGCTGATgatgctgccgccgccgccgccaccttTCCCGCTACCTGAGAGCAGGCTGGGACCGGAGGAGAGCTGCTGGGTGTTGTTCATACGGGGGCCAcgctctggagagagagagagataaaagagggatgaagagaaagagggagagggaggaaaatggATTGATGAAGAGTAGGATGATGGTGGTTGAGGGAGAGAATGTGGATgaagagaaggagatggaggataaaggaggaagaggatggagacGAGGAAGAGGGGATGAAAtcagagaagaacagaaaagagaagaagaggaggaggacagaagaCACGAGCGGGTTAATGATCAGTAAACACAGGAAGTGTCTCCGAGCTCCATGGCGACCATCTATAAATACGACTGTGCTGCTTCATCTGAGGCtccgacacacaaacatatcaaccacatgtaaacacagagacacacacagggagtctGTGCACATTCACATTTATACAAAGTGCAGAAGCAGCACATCGATCGATTCatataataaatgatttattcttATGTAAGGCTGGtggtgagggggagggggagggggggggggcgtctgtTTTGCAACATGTAAACTCATATCAGTTACATCACACAGGACGTTCATATACAAACAGACGACCCGACaggaagtgaggggggggggggtggggggttctCTTCTGAAGGTGACGGGTTCGTGTTCATCACAGTGTTACTTCACTTTGTGAGTTTTGGGTCCATGTGACATCGTTCCATCTCTAACTCGAGAGTGtggacccccccaccccccccccccccccccccccccccgacccgaGCCCATTGGGTTCAGGTCGGGTTCTGTCACGAGGTAAATCAGGGGAAATATTCAATAACACAATCAGCGAACATTCAATTCACTAAAACCCTGAGAAGCCTTCGGTTCAGCCTCGGTCACTTCAGGCTTGAATCTGACTGTGTAACTGTAGTTTGCTTCGTGGGGGGGGATTTGAGACTGAGCACACGGAGACGCCCCCCCAGCGGTGACCTGACGCTTCTGATTCGAGACGCAGAGAAACTTTATTAACTGGGTGTGAGCAGGAGATGTTTAATAACCGATGTGAGCAGCGGTAAACGATTACACGACTGAGGGAAATTGGCCGTTTGCTGTCGTTTCCTGACCCAATCGATGAGGAGTCCATTCAGGGAGGAAACGGTTATGGGCTGCGATCTCGTTAAGATTACTGTTGGACATATGCTGCTCATTGACCAGTGACAGTAATGGGCAataatgtgtctctgtgaagcGTCACCCGGGGAACACACACCACATCGACTTCTGCACTGtgcacgtcacacacacacagacgcacacgaGGAAACAAGTAATGCCAGCTGTGAGATCACATCGTTCTTTAGGAGCAGGACGAAGGTTGAGGGAAATATAACAGATGTTGGGTTTAACGTGTGCTTGTGTGGTTTTATCAGAATTAGCTCGGTCATTTCCACGAGCGCACGTTGTTGGACTCTTTTTGTGTAGCACCTACGACGGCTGACGTGAGGTTTGGTTTTGTGGCGTCACGGTGAAACGAGCCGAGGGTCTGAGTCAGAGAGCTGAAGGGCTCTGATCGTTTCCTCGCTGGAGGTTGTTCACATTATCTAACACCGGAAGAGCGAGAACCAAACCACAGGACAAATATCAGAGTCCATTTCCCCTCTGTGACCTGAAGGGTCGAGCGCAAACGAGCACAGACGAATTAAACTCTTCAAATGGGATCAAAGGCATTAAAGGAAGACTCTGAAATGTTCAAACCCTACAATATGACAGCTTTTTCAATTATTCACTTTATTCCACTGACTGATCAACTGTTTTTAATCagctaaagatggacgacagaggggaccccctcccccccctcggacacacagacagtgtgaCGCCTTCATTGCTCATGGAAAGCTGGTAAATATGAGCATCAGCGTACGGATGTGATTCTTCCCCTGAAGGACACATGTCGATGTAACTGCTCTGAAACGatcttcatcatctcatcaCGTTTTCACAGAGATCTTATCCAGAATTCTGCAGCGGCCACGTGAGACGCTCTAAATCAGCCTCAGCAAACGTTTCTGAATAAGATCTGAGGATGTGGGAAATGTTCTGGGGGAGATATCACGTGTGCTGGCATTGCTTTTTGGTTTTCTCGGTGCAAAGCCGGAGAAAACAGACTCTGGGAGTGCAGTGACCTGGCTGAGGACCTCAGTTAACGTATCATGTCAGCTGTGAGCACATCACCgcaacacagagagaagaagaggaggaagaggaggaggaggaagaagatgggtTTCCTTCTTCAGCTTGAGAGATTTCATGTTCAGATTTTGTTATGATATCTCTCAGGACCCTGCGCTTGTGCTCAAACGAGGCTCTTGCACCCAGATATTTTGTCGCTTGGACAGATTTCCTGagcttcagcttcagctctCCTCCTTGTGCTATCGTGAATCGTCTCGGATTTCTTCGTGTCAAGATTACGCGACCAAAAGAATTCCAGGTGTAATGATGACAAATCAAACTGCCCCGTGCTTGTTGTGGTTACTTCTGTTCCTGTAATACATGACATGGATTTCCTTTGCCCTGTATTACAGGAACACAATTCGAAATCAGacgttttcattcatgcagaGAAGCAGCGGGAGGAGAAGAGCTCAAGCTGGAGCGCAGCCAATCCGACCaatatctgagtgcaagcgCAAGAAGAGGACAGGATCTCGAGTGAGAGCGTTACACAATCTGAACATCAAATCAATAAGATGCTCTTGAATAGAAAAGAAACCCCATAAAAGAGGAAGGAGCACATTTGGAAGcaggctggtggtggtggtggtggtggtgtgtggaggggggggggggggggggggggggcaggcttGCATGAAGCAGAGGGCGGGGCCAGACAACTTGTAGCTCGCACTCTTATCCCTTGTGTGTCACTTTCAACACGCCTGTGTCgtcacagacacagatgtgAGTTGACAGTGACACAGCTGTTTAAAGAGCGCAGGACGACAGGCCGtcaaaccaacacaacacagacacacacagtgtggtCGTGAGGCGCCGCCCCGGCCGCGCTGCTGACCACGAGGCTTACCGATGGTCGCAGCGTGTTTGGGGCTGGAAGCACCCCCCTGCTGGTTTAAATGGTGGGGCAAGTTCCCGGCTGCAAAGAGAGCAGAGCTGACAAACTGACAAACCACTGGAGACACGAGAGGCGTGTCGAGTAAGCATTTGTGTcagcagagggacagacagtggacacacaggacagagagacaggcccTCCAGGAATACAGTGGGTTTATCAGACTGCTGCTCAGACTGTGgcttcattttcattcaaaacagAATATTACAGAATATTCAGACAGCAGAAAATGAAACAGCAACGTTTTGATTAATCGCTTTATAATAACCAACATTTGTGAAGTTGGAactgcttttctcttttctataTCAGCGCATTCTGAAGATATTTGAGTTTGGGATTTATCAATAAcaacatttaatcaaaataagaaattatatcaataataataaatgtttaaaaactgtaaaaaccatgtgtttgtgagagattAGAGTGATTCAGTATTTATAGAGCCTGGATTCTGAGTTAGTGTTTGTGGACGTGCACTTCAGATCCCAACCACACGTCCAGCTCCAGTGAGGAGGTGCTCCAGCTCCGGCTCTGAGGAGCACCTCCTTCACAGGAGCTGCTCCggctctgaggaggagcaggagcctcGACAGCAACAGGGACAAAACAGGCTCGgcttattttcatttgttagaTTCATTAGAGCAAATATTCAGATCCCGGAGAGACTGTCGGCAGAGAAGTGAGAGACAGCAGCCgagcgacagagagacagaggaagtcagagagagagaacagtgtgtgttgttgttgtgtgttgttgttgtgtgtacaCACGGTAAACGTACGACAAGACAAATCCATTCACGCTCAGAGAGAAAATATTAgttaaatgtgaataaaacaagagaaatgtgaatgtttgaacTCTCATCTGTtgagaaaacataaatacataaattacaaattcaaaaaaaatactgtttcttATAAACATATAAAAGATTTATagttatctatatatataattaaagtaTGTACAATTATTAGGAAAAGAGCTCAGATATTAGAAATactaattaaacatttaaataaagtcaaGGGATTCAGTGACAGTGACATTATCAACATTTAgttaaataacacatttgtaaataaaaaagaataatcatACAGAATTATGTAATATGAAAGTTATATGATTATTATAAATTTTCtagcattttctttttctttcttttcctagTTTTagaaaatcatttatttgaatctCATTGAGCtcgtgtctgaaaacagcttgatgCTGCGATTGAACTGGGATCTTCATGATTTGGCCTCAAATCTTCTTTTCAGTGTCGGTaatcagatttttgttttattattgatcTGATCAGTTCTCACGTGAACGTGTGGACACTCACTGCGGTTGTCTTTGCTCTGCAGGACGGGGGTGTAGAGGTTTTTGGACGTGCGTCCGTCCGAGGTGGGGCTGGTCAACATGTTGGTGTtgttcctctctccctgctgcacGGGGCTGGACTGGTGACGCAGGATGTCCACCAGTGATCTGACACAGCAGAGGACGGACGGAgggacgagaggaggaggagggagcgagacggacagagaggtgaggaggaagaatatCCAGACAAACAAAATTCAGACGAAATCAAATCAGGTTCTGTGCATCTTGCTTTGCTCCACATGACGTCTGTTGACACCTGGATGGACACCTGGTCTCACCTGGGCATGTTGACGTCTCGGTTTCGGGGTCGGCGCGCCACCTTGCTGAAGGCGATCCTGACGCCCACCGCCAGGACCAGCGTGAAGGAGATCACTCCTCCGATCACGTAGGCCGTGCTGATGTCAGGAGAACCAAACGTGAGCTCACGTTACAGAAAGACAAAACTCTTCTCTTTcatatctttgtgtgtgtgtgtctccctctttgAGTCCAGACCCTCACCTGCTGGTCTGCAGCGGGAGCGTCTCGAAGTCCGGGTCCTGCTTGCTGCCGGTGGGCGCGGTGGAGGTGACCTGCGGGTCGGCCCACACGGGCGACTTGTAGTTGTTGCAGGCCTCCTGGTCCAGCCGGGTCCTGGCGTGCTCGCAGCAGAAGCGGTAGTGGCAGGTGCCGCAGCAGTAGATGTAGCTGCCTTTGGAGCAGTTGAAGGTGGTGTCGAAGTGGCCCATGACGTCGTAGTAACCCCTGAGGAGACATTTAGTCAGTGATGTTACACAGTTTGTGACCTAATTGACCCAATTCCTACAAACCAGTGGAAACAGAACACAgatatttagaaaaacaaaaaatctaatgttcagaaaacatcacattcctcagactgtcctttgctgcagctcctcttttcagcctctgtctcaaacacctggttttagctcctgtcccTTTAAatccagtctgctctgattggtcagctgttcctctctgttgtgattggtcaaaggaACTTGCTTTGCCTGGGACATGTTTAACTTTATAATATTTGCCAAAGTTTCCAGGTTGAACGACATGTTTCCACGAAATCATGTCAACGAGCATCGAGGTTAGTTTTATATTGTTTGGTGGGTGTGTCACAGGTATCGTCCAATCAGCAGCGTGTATATAAAGATCTCTACAGCCGtggcagctgctgtttgatcTTCATATCAACTGAAACAATGACATTTACTGactgactgtggactatagtggatctgATCTGGATgttggatcatgatcttgctggttgctgaccatagactgtgattgcagcagaACTGCTTGGcgtgtcatgttggggttgtccttcagaatgtctaccctcatcaatgctgctgaaaacttaatcttgatgatgttctcctgcacgtggcatctattgcacttgtgtccgtcctgggagacggatcctcacatgtgtctctgaggtttctatgtatttgtacctgttaaaagggtttttagtagtttgtcctgactcttgctgagggttaaggacagaggatgtcacaccctgttaaagccctatgagatgaattgtgattcgtgaatatgggctatacaaataaaatttgattgattgactgattgatctAACCCTGATACAGAGCATCACTGTTTACATTAAACTTTCACTCTGTTGAGTCGTTTCAGGAGAAATGTTTTCAGTGGAGCGTTCTTTACaaaatgtttctcctttaaaagtTGAATATCGAGGAGAATATAATGCAAACACTGTAGAATGAgctcaaactgcagctgagCGAATGTGTGCGTGACTCTCCACCTCGGCTGCCAacaggctgctgctctgcagaggCTGTTTCCAATGAGCTAGTgcacatctctcctctcttctcccactGGGTTTGAGGCATGTTGTGAGCTGCCTACGTGCTCCATGCACCATGTTGTGTTGATGGAACAGATCTGATCTGTGCAGCTGGAGGAAGTGTGATGTCTGACAAGATGGAAAATATTCATGTGCGAGCCTCAGAAGAAtttctcattatttttttttcaacacaagTAGAATGTCTGAGAAAGAAATAagatatgttttaaatatattttagaatTCAGAATATCCACACGTGGAAACTTCTCCGATCGTCAGTTTGTTAAACGCAGGATTCAACCTCAGTTATTAAACTGAAACCTTCTCGTGATCTCACTGCACATCGAATAAAAACCAGGAGAGATTCACGACAGATTCATAGATGGTGTTTGTCATGTGACGTGTCAGCGTCCGATTTAGAGCCATCGcatgttgcctagcaacagcaGGACGCCTCTGAGTGGAGCCGGTTTATGGAATCAGAAAAAGATTCAGAAGAATCATCGTAATCAGAAGATTCATCAGAATCATCAGgatcatcagaatcatcagaatcatcagaatcatcagaatcatcagaatcatcagaatcatcaggATCATCAGaatcaatcagaatcagatgaATCAGAAAAAGATTCAGAAGAATCAGAagaatcatcagaatcatcaggATCATCAGaatcaatcagaatcagaagaatcagaaaAAGATTCAGAAGAAgatcatcagaatcatcagaatcatcagaatcaatcagaatcagaagaatcagaagaatcaatcagaatcatcagaatcatcagaagaatcatcagaatcatcagaatcatcagaatcagaagaatcagaatcatcagaagaatcatcagaatcatcagaatcatcaggatcatcagaatcagaagaatcATCAGAATCGATCAGAAtcatcatcagaatcatcagaatcatcagaatcatcagaaGAATCATTagaatcatcagaatcatcagaagaatcagaagaatcagaatCTGTTCatatattccatttatatttccatttatattccatgtatatttctaactgtacttcatatttatttacatattccatcTCTGCAATTTAACTGCAATTtgtttgcacttctggttagatgctaaaccgCATTTCtttgtatatgtacttgtactgagcaatgacaataaagttgaaactaatctaatctaatcatcagaatcagaagaatcAACACATCACAGGGATGAAATAAAATAGAGACATGACATGAACTTCCCTCCACCTCATCAAACTGATTCAACCCATCGTCTTGAATCCAGAAGATCTATCTGATATATTAAGAGTATTTTTAAATCACTCTTTGATTTATTCAATTTTTCCATAAGCTAAATCATGTTAAATCAAACGTCAGCAATTTCATTCAAATCTTTtcattaaccctaacccttctgaTTTAAAACACGTCttattaaaacattaaacatgatttaaagaGATTATTAGTGTAAATTTCAAATCAACATTAGCTTTGTTGTTTACCTGCACACGTCCACATCCACCAGCTGCCGGGGGGGCGGAGCCACCTGGGCCGCCCCGAGTGGAGGCTTCAGGGCGTCGGCCGTCATGTTCCGGGGCAACATGGTCTGAGGGAGGGGCTTCGGAGGAAGCTCGGCCACGACTGGTGGAGCAGGGTCGTCCCCGTCCTCCACCTCGGCCGCTTTGGGCGCCACTTTGGGTCCGGCGGGCGGCGGCGGCAGCCGGGGCTTGTAGCCGGTCAAGAGGAACAAGGTGGAGCTTGATTGGCCGCCGCTGCCGGTCAACGTCCTCGCGTCGCCATCGACAGCGCGTCCTGCCCGGGTGGCGGTTAGCGAGGACACGGCAAGGCAGGAGAACAGCAGGACAGCGAGGGACGAGTGAGACATCCCTCCGGACACTGTGGGTTTCATCGTCTTTACCACAAAGTTCAGGAACcgacgtaaaaaaaaaagatggcggCTCGTTGATGTATAAAAAGGCTCAATATGAAAAGGTCAGACTCTGAAGTCACAGGTTCGAGTCCACGTGGCGCAGGAGCGAAGGTTTATCTCTGGTTCCTCAACGGGCTTCACTCCTTCAGCCTAATGTAAACATGTCTCTGCGTACGAACCCGTCCCTTAAGCAGCTTCTGTAAACATCGAGGTCTGTCAGCGTTTCTCAGGCCCCAGACAAAGTGCCTGTGAAACGGCTAAAGTCTGAAATCATCTTAAATTAAACTGGCCAGAAGTGTAGAATCGTTGAAACAGAAAGTAATCTCTTTTCTTTTCGTAAACAAAATGAGAGCGAGAAAAATGTAAACTCTTAACGAGTCTGCAGAGTTTTCCTTTATGGCACGAAAGTTACAATTCACATAAGAGACGGAGCTGGACACCGTCTGTAAACTGGAGCTGAATGTAAacttgtgtttctctccttcAATGAGCTGTGACGGATGTCGGAAGAATTCTTGTGGGCGTTTGGCACTTCTGTTGTTCTGCGTGGAAACGGACGCGTGAAATCATACGTGGAAAAAAAACGACAACGCAGAGTGTGTGTTCAAGCtccgcgtgtgtgtttgtgtgtgtaaacaacACAGCTGGCTGCTTTGAGTGAGTCTAACAAAGCTGTGACCTCTTTCAGAAGGATTTCAGTAAAGGTCAAGATGCTTGAAGTTTTGGTTTAAATCTGAAACGTGGATTTAGACGTCACCGATCTGAGAGAAGTTCTGTAAATGAGCAAGGCATTCACCAAACAGTGATCGACAGCGACGGGATCACAGAAATGTGCGTTCGATTCCCTTGTGTGAGTGTCTCTGCTCTGAGTTGAGCTTGGCCCAGCAGAAGAGAACGAAGGAGGGCTTGGGCCCGGTTCGAGCAGGGCAGCGAGGTTCTGCCCACAGAACAGACATGAAAATGTCCGGATTCATCCGTCAGCACGGCGGAACACGGGAGGACGACGGGGAACTCGGCGCGGCCACGATGCGCCGCGGCACTCGGACGCCCGCCGCCGGGTCACAGGTTCGGTTCGGACGCAGCTCGAAAGAGAAAAGTCACAACTCACGAATCGGCTTTCATGCAAACggaggaaatgtgtgtttcctgcgCTGACTccctgaatgtgtgtgcgtgcaccgACGTGAAGGTCACGTGAAGGTCACATGAAGGTCACGTGAAGGTCACGTGCAGGTCACGTGAACATCGTGAGGCGCTCGGTGGATGTGAAGGTTTCGTATGGCTGGTGCTCGTATGGCTTTAGGTCGCTTCCTCTCACAGACTGAGTCCTCTTACACCGAGAAGGTAAAAACAGTGAAAGgttttaaattgcatgtttcgagtgaaagaagaggaagaatgttaaaaagaagagaaaaggttGAAGAGGTCGCCGGGGTCGGATAAGGGAGgggcaaggggggggggcacgtgaGGAAGAGACGACTCGGAGTGAGAGAAGCTTCTCTCCTAGAAGCAACTGGAAGAAGGAGATAGGAAAAGTGTCAGCAGTGTTTCACAGACTGAGACGACAGTGACTCTCTGAGTCTTTGagatagcagcagcagcggaggaggaggaggaggtggaggaggtggggcttGTATTTATCAGCTTCAGACGGAGGCTTGTCAGTCAAACGCCGTCCTGCTGAAGCCGTGTAACGTTCAGTCAGAAGCACTTTGAACCATTAAAGCACTGATCCTGGTCCCGGGAGGAGAAGAGTCTTGAGAGCAGCAGAACCACAGAGAGACGTGAACTGTAGGAACTCTCCTCAGGTGGAAcgggtggaggagcaggaggttgGAGACACAGTCAGCTCGGCTCCTGCTTTTGGTTTCACTTGTAACAAAAGAAACGACAGACGAGACGGGAAGAGGCTCAGGAACCTGGATTCCCAACAGCatcaagaggaggaggaggaggaggaggaggaggaggtgcagccgTCACCTGCTCGCCGTCTCTTCAGGTTCACATCCACTCCACAGGCTTCAcactgaaggagaagaaaacagagagtTTGATTCAATCTGTGGTTTGTTCttcaagtaaaaatgttttcaatctATTTTACTATCTCACTAAATTCATTACATtgagatttgttttcatcttttcccCCAAAAACCACAACACGTCTGAACATTCTGTCTGAAATGAGATGAATGAGGAGGAAACTTTTCCGGCTTCTTCTTCTGACGAGAAACAAACTCGCACATTTTGTCACAAATCGAAAataacaatcaaaacaacagcgAAGTTTACTGAGGCGAAAACAAACCAGGGAATCAAACCTCCGGCAGAACTTGTTGTTCTGTTGATGATCTTGacttcatcacttcctgtgtcagAACAACAGACTTTCTACAGGAAGAGATGATTTTATATAAGACTCCGGCCTCCAGCATCTTCACGTCAAGCTTATTGAAAGCTTGATTAGACCTGAGACTCTGCTGAATGGAGGGGCCTAtggcacagacacatacacacacacacacacacacacagacacacacacatcagctgacAGAGGAGATGGGAGCAGCCGTGATCTGACTTTGATAAAAAGAGAGCAGGCGACATGACAGCTGCCATATGGACTCATCTGACAGAGGGGCCGAGCAAAGAGaccacagatgtgtgtgtttgtgtgtgtgtgtgtgtgtgtgtgtgtgtgtgtgtgtgtgctgtttgcaGAATGAGGCCTGCAGCGTCAGAGACTCAGCACTGCTGTCAGGAGGAAATCTAACAAACAGAtcttttctccctcttgttAAATACTTTCGAATGTTGTGTCTTCGTTAACCTCATGAACTGAACTCTATGTAAATGTCtgccgtgacctttgaccccctgTGAAGCCAAAGAACTGGTTTTGGAATGTTTGATAATTCAATGTGCTTGTTTGCCGATAtgacaacttttattttacagaaacgtttatttaaacatttgacataaacaaaaatgtttatttcttaattCCACttggaaacaaaagaaaagggatcagcagcagcaacacaactctGCAGCCAACACAAgcatcagagctgcagcttctaaAGACAAATATGTTTTAACACACAGCATCAGAAAGATAACATGCAGAGAATAAttatcaaattatatttaaaaaaggacGTTATTCTCTCAtaacggaggaggaggataagagTACAGGATGTTCAGATTCCAGGACTGGGCCGGGACTACTTCCTGGATCACAGTTAACCTACATGGTCTCAGCTGGAGAGTTCTGGCTCCACATCAGCGTGTCTCCACCTCCAGGGCTTTTCCAACCCGCTTCCTCAGATGTGGTAATTAAGAAACCCCCTCTGACACACAGCTGAACCTCCACCGGCTTCCAAggccacaaacacattcaatccaatcaaaatgaataagaaaggaaataaaataactaGCATCAGATGTGTTGAAGGATTTCATCTGGACCTGGTGTCTCCAGGTTTACACGATACTGTTATTTTTAATGCTTATGAAAACACGATGGTCTCAATCTAAAAATCAACACTGTGATAATCGAGGGGTATTCTGCTTTTAACTAATTATTCGTTatcatattaatattaaaacattatgAGTCAGATTATTTCCTGAGATGTGTTTCTAGTTGTTGAGTGAATACAACTCTAcattgtattttacattttatttatgtatttgaattAGGTCGTCCAAACCTTAGCAAATAcactttatttgatttaattacattttaaaaacaaataaacaaacaacagcatgaACATGAGCCTTTGAACTTGTCACAGGCCTTTGATCTTGGAGCTCAGATATTACATCACATGTCTTTGATCTTCTATAGTTCTATAGGATCTTATCCTCGTTCCTCTGGGTTGATTCTGAAACTCGTTTTCTGTCGAGCTGTTTCTAAAAAGCTCGACATGtcgggaggagaggaagaggagtgccCTGACCGATCAGACTAC harbors:
- the LOC133972076 gene encoding protein shisa-7-like codes for the protein MKPTVSGGMSHSSLAVLLFSCLAVSSLTATRAGRAVDGDARTLTGSGGQSSSTLFLLTGYKPRLPPPPAGPKVAPKAAEVEDGDDPAPPVVAELPPKPLPQTMLPRNMTADALKPPLGAAQVAPPPRQLVDVDVCRGYYDVMGHFDTTFNCSKGSYIYCCGTCHYRFCCEHARTRLDQEACNNYKSPVWADPQVTSTAPTGSKQDPDFETLPLQTSSTAYVIGGVISFTLVLAVGVRIAFSKVARRPRNRDVNMPRSLVDILRHQSSPVQQGERNNTNMLTSPTSDGRTSKNLYTPVLQSKDNRKRGPRMNNTQQLSSGPSLLSGSGKGGGGGGSIISGGMRHNSSHPSFSHSFHNLAQLPPSYDAAMKPEINRYSSLKRLEKELDEYSSYYNSKRRFNNAPPSFHSSQHHLPYGGEYTPGSRGTLPLNGSRPRAHIPASTPNPYPLPSQNTQYTSFSFDRPPRRVRSQDQLLALGDNTLSRLSKNQQHQYYKAMMSTSRSSNSQTLRRSHERLLVSPDCLEDRLIAMGLMMGGGERGGGSGMVPTMGRLSHHQKAQSQQNICVTPSMERHHMIKMNSHPTPGHDHERSSAAMPGMGMHGGWDPHRGHGGGGGGTGGGHPNSRRMAFANKRQNTIEQLHFIPGGGGGHGLRTGSKNEVTV